Part of the Paludisphaera borealis genome, AAGAACGCCGGTCCGGCAGCAGTCGCCGAGCGCCGTGGAGCGAGGAGCGGAACCGGTCCACGTCGCCCCCAAGACGATCCCTGCTCCAGAATCCTTTGGTCCCCCCACGGGCCGGCAATCATCCGGCAGTCAAGCGAGCGAGGCCTTCGGGCGGGTCCGCTTGGGCGTCTGGCTCCTGCTCGTCTGGGCGGCGGCCGTCGGATTGCTGTCGTTCAGGCTCTTTCGTGATGCACGCCGGCTCTCCGGCGTCATCGAGCGCGCCGAGGCCGCCTCCGATACGTTGGCCGAGGAGTGCGCCGCGCTCGCCGCCCGGCTCGGCTGCTCAGGGCCGGTTCGCGTCGCGAGGTCGGCCGAAGTGCTCTCTCCGTGCATCGCCTCGGCATGGCGGCCGGTCCTCCTGTTGCCGGCCCGTACCGACCTCGAATCGAACCGTGAGGACTTACAGGCGTTCCTCTGCCACGAGCTGGCGCACGTTCGAGGCCGCGACCTGATGTGGAACTACGCCCTCCACGCGACCTCGACCCTGCTGTGGTTCCATCCGCTCGTCTGGAAGGCCCGCGAGACGCACGCCGCGGCCTGCGACGCCGTATGCGACGCGGTGGCCGTGGACGCGATGGGCGACGTCGCCTCCTACGGTCGAGCCCTGGCGCGGCTCGCCCTGCGGATGTCCGGTCGCACTGCGGGGGCGTATGGCCTGGCGATGGCCCGAGCGTCCGACGTCCGCCGCCGGATCACGTTCCTCAACCGTCGCGTTTTTCGACACGACCCGCCCAGGAGCCTCACCGTGCCCGCGATGCTCTCCTTGTGCCTGTCGGCGTTCCTTATCGGGAGCCTGGGGATCAGCCGCGCCGAGCCGGGCGACGAGAAGCGACAGGCCGCGGCGATGGAGGAAAAACCCACCGCCCCCCAAGAAAAACGCGAGCCTTCCCAGAAGACCGGTCCGATCCGGCGGCATGCCGGCGGCTACGACGCACAGGTGGCGACCATCATCATCACCGGTCGCGCCCTGGACCAAGACGGCCTCCCGGCGCCCGGCGCGGACATCCAGGTCGTGAACGACAACCCGATGTACTCGGGGGACATGCTCCTCGGCAAGACGACGTCCGGGACGGACGGTCGCTTCGTGCTTCGAGACATCTCGCTACCCGTCTTGACCCCGCCCCCCGGCGCGATTCCGAAGCCGACCGAGGGGCGATTCGAGGTCTCCGGCTGGGTTTCCGGCAAGGCGTTCGCCTGGCATGCGACCCAGAGCTACCGGCCCGGGCCGCGTCCCGCGAAGACCGATGCGAAGGAGGCCGGTGTGGCATTCTACGAAGGGGAGACAGTCACGACCGACCTGGTCTTCGGCCCCCCTGCCCGACTGAGCGGCACGGTCACGGACGACGCGGGAAAGCCCGTCGAGGGCGCGCTGGTCCAGGTCGGGTACATCAACAACGTCCGCAGCCCCGGAGGCTCGGGCACATGGAACTGCTCGGCCATCGCCCCGACCGGCGAGGACGTCGCGTTCAGGGGAGTCGCCTCATTGCCCGAGTCGCGGCGATCGGCTCACACCGACGCGCACGGCAAGTATGCAATCGAAGGGCTGCCGCGCGAGACCAAGTTCCTCGCCTTGATCGACCATGAACCCACTTACGAACCGCGCACGCTCACGATCGCGACCTCGAAGGAATCATTCGCCGACATCAAAAGTCTCGGACATGATGGTGTTCTGGATCATGTTTTCACCGTCCCGGGGACCGTTCGCGTCCGGACGACCCTCGCCGGGTCCGGCGGCGCTGCGGGCGGGGCGACGGTGATCGCCCGCGGGTCGAAGATCCAGCGGAGCGGGGCGATCGCCACGACGGACGCCCAAGGCATGGCCGTCCTGCATCTTCAGCCGGACGACTACACGCTCCGAGCCGAGCCCCCGTCCGGCGTTGTCGCCGTCGTCACCGAACTCCCATTCAAGGTCGCGAAAGGGACGAAAGAGACTGCTGTCGACGTCCAGCTCGAAGCGGGCGCGCCGTTGACGTTCGAGGCCGTCGAGGAGGCGACCGGGAAGGGAATCGCGGGCGTCCGCTTCGCCTACGAGACCGACACGACTCGCGTGCGCCGGCCGGTCGCGAGCCAGACGGTTTACGTCGATCACCCGGCCACGGGCACCGACGGCCGGCTCGCCGTGATCGCGTCTCCGGGGGCGCGGCGGTACTTCGCCGATCGCGTGCCCGGCTTCGAGCCGATCGACGCCGAGAACCCCTTGGCCATGATCGTGGCGGGGAGGCCGGAAGTCGTCCGATTCAGGTTCCGCCCCGTCCCCGCCCCCGACGCTCGCCCCTCCCGCACGCCAAACTCGAAGGACGAAGTCGTCCGACGATTGCAGGAACGGTGGGAGGCGCAGAGGGTCTTGGCGAGGCGAGGGCGGATGCGGGCGTCGCGGGTAACCGTTCACGGGTCGGCGCTGTTGAATCAGCACGAGCCGACTGAGGGCGGGGTCAGCGATGGGACGGCGAGGGCCGCGCGATGGGCCTGGAAGGCGGAGGTCAGATAGTCGAGCACGTTGCGGCCTTGTCGTCGGCAGGTGGCGACGACCGTCAGCATCCGCTCGACGAACCGACTCCCCGAAGCGCTGGCGGTCCCGCCGCTGATCCGTCGCCAGATCACGGCGTGACGCACCGCGCGTTCCGAGACGTTGTTGGTCGGCTCGACGCCCGGCCGCCGCGCGAAGTTCCACAGCCCGGCTTCCAGCCGCAACAGCTCCGAGCACGTACCGGCCGCCCGCTCGCTCGCGCACCGCGCGCCGGCCTCCAGCGTCGCGTGGACCAGCCGTTCCAGACCGCCGATCGCTTTTTGATATGTCGCTCCGCCGAGCAGTCCGTCGCGCGCCTTGCGATGGATCCGGAACAGCCGGTTCGACAACCCCAGCAGCCGGCCGCCGAACTTCGCGCCGACCCCGCCGCGGTCGATCATCGCCTGGAAATCGCGGCGGAGATGGCTCCAGCACAGTTGCCGGTCCGCCGCGGCGATCCAGTTGTACGCGCTGAAGCGGTCGCTGCCGACGGTCCGGTCCGGCCTGTCGCCGAGCAGGCTTCGGGCGACCTCGCCGGAGCGGTTCGCGGCGATCGCGAAGACCGTGGCGGTCGGGGTCGTCGCCGCCCACAGCCAGGCCCGACGGCCTTGCTCGCGCCAGCCGGTCTCGTCGACGTTGACCACGGCCGCCTCGTGGACCGCCGCGGCCAGTTCGCGGTGGGGTTCGGCCAGGGCGAGGGCCGACCGCCGCTCCAACTTGGCGATCATGCCGGTGGAGATCGACAGCCCCAGCAAGTCGCCGGCCAACTGGCGGATCTGCCGCTTGCTCAGCCGATAGGCCCCGGCCAGGGTCGCCAGCACCGCCTGGAGCCGCGGGCCGAAACAACTCGCGGAGCCCCCCTCGGGGAGCGTGCCGCAAGTCGACGCGCCGCAGCCGGGGCAGGTCAGACGATGCAACCGATACTGATCCACCCACGGATCGAACCGGGGGATTTCGGCGACCTGATGGACCAACGGCGCCGGATCGACGCCGTCGAGCGGCCCCTTGCACCGCCGGCACGACGTCGGCTTGCAGTCGGTCGACGAGTCGAGCTGCTCCGGCGGAACCAGCGGCCGGACCGCCCTGCGATGCCCGGGCTGTCCGCCCCGCTTGCGTCGCGACGGCGGCGCCGGCGGCTTCCGCTTCACCCCGATCGGGTCCGACGACGGCGGCTTCGACGAGTTGGTCGAGTTCTGGTTCAGCCGCGCCTCGAGATCGGCGATCCGCCGCTCCAGAACGTCGATCCGCCGCTGTGTCGCCAGAAACACGGCGGCGACGGCCGCCTGCGCGTCAGGCGGCACTTTACTCCAAAGCTCCTCGGGGATCGGCGGCGCGTTCGTCATTACGACGGTATAGCGCCCTCAACGGCAAAGTTCAATACCAGGCCGTGACCGCTTACCGTCGCGGTACTACCAGCCCGCCGAAGGGATCGCCCCCGCCGCGTTCACGAGCCTGCTGGACGCGCTCGACCGCGATGCCGTGCCGCCGGTGATCGAACTGATCCAGAAGACGTTCCCCGACGCCGAGCCCGCCAGCGGCGTCACCTTCGACCTGATCAGCGACGATCCGAGACGGCGGGAGGAATTGATCGTTCCTCCTGGCGACCAGAACGTCTTCAATGGCTTTGAGACCGTCTGCTTCAGCAGGGGGAACGCCCAGGCCGATCTTTGCGATAACTCCGAGAAGTGTGCGGTGCGGATCCACGTCGCCGGCGTCGCCGACTTTGCTCGCTCCTACAGTGGGGATGGGGCAATCGCCAGGCGGGCCGACGGTACGGTGACGCTGGAGAAGACCGGTGATCCAGCGGCGCGAGTCGTCGCCGATGAAAAGACTGGCTTCGTGTATCGCGATACGATGTCTTACAATGACGGGAAATCACGTAAGGAATATTGGGG contains:
- a CDS encoding M56 family metallopeptidase, whose product is MGVWLLLVWAAAVGLLSFRLFRDARRLSGVIERAEAASDTLAEECAALAARLGCSGPVRVARSAEVLSPCIASAWRPVLLLPARTDLESNREDLQAFLCHELAHVRGRDLMWNYALHATSTLLWFHPLVWKARETHAAACDAVCDAVAVDAMGDVASYGRALARLALRMSGRTAGAYGLAMARASDVRRRITFLNRRVFRHDPPRSLTVPAMLSLCLSAFLIGSLGISRAEPGDEKRQAAAMEEKPTAPQEKREPSQKTGPIRRHAGGYDAQVATIIITGRALDQDGLPAPGADIQVVNDNPMYSGDMLLGKTTSGTDGRFVLRDISLPVLTPPPGAIPKPTEGRFEVSGWVSGKAFAWHATQSYRPGPRPAKTDAKEAGVAFYEGETVTTDLVFGPPARLSGTVTDDAGKPVEGALVQVGYINNVRSPGGSGTWNCSAIAPTGEDVAFRGVASLPESRRSAHTDAHGKYAIEGLPRETKFLALIDHEPTYEPRTLTIATSKESFADIKSLGHDGVLDHVFTVPGTVRVRTTLAGSGGAAGGATVIARGSKIQRSGAIATTDAQGMAVLHLQPDDYTLRAEPPSGVVAVVTELPFKVAKGTKETAVDVQLEAGAPLTFEAVEEATGKGIAGVRFAYETDTTRVRRPVASQTVYVDHPATGTDGRLAVIASPGARRYFADRVPGFEPIDAENPLAMIVAGRPEVVRFRFRPVPAPDARPSRTPNSKDEVVRRLQERWEAQRVLARRGRMRASRVTVHGSALLNQHEPTEGGVSDGTARAARWAWKAEVR
- the tnpC gene encoding IS66 family transposase; the encoded protein is MTNAPPIPEELWSKVPPDAQAAVAAVFLATQRRIDVLERRIADLEARLNQNSTNSSKPPSSDPIGVKRKPPAPPSRRKRGGQPGHRRAVRPLVPPEQLDSSTDCKPTSCRRCKGPLDGVDPAPLVHQVAEIPRFDPWVDQYRLHRLTCPGCGASTCGTLPEGGSASCFGPRLQAVLATLAGAYRLSKRQIRQLAGDLLGLSISTGMIAKLERRSALALAEPHRELAAAVHEAAVVNVDETGWREQGRRAWLWAATTPTATVFAIAANRSGEVARSLLGDRPDRTVGSDRFSAYNWIAAADRQLCWSHLRRDFQAMIDRGGVGAKFGGRLLGLSNRLFRIHRKARDGLLGGATYQKAIGGLERLVHATLEAGARCASERAAGTCSELLRLEAGLWNFARRPGVEPTNNVSERAVRHAVIWRRISGGTASASGSRFVERMLTVVATCRRQGRNVLDYLTSAFQAHRAALAVPSLTPPSVGSC